GACCCTCCACCCCCGGAGAACAGTGCTTCTGCGGTTGCTCAACCGACCTCACCTCCGACTCCACCGGAAGCTGTTTTGCCCCCAGAGCCAGTTTCGCCGCCACCAGAGTTAGAGCGGTTAACAATCGTGCCCCCTGTTCCCCACCTGGAGGTAGACTCAGACGCGGACGCGCCACGAGCCAACCTCAGCGAAGAAATTGCGGCTTCTGACATTTTTCAGATGGCGACACGCCTCTCTCAAGAGGTTGTAGACTCGGTCTTTCAAGATTTAGAAGCAACGGCGGAACCGCCTATCGAGAACATCCCTGCCACAGGGACAGAGACTCCCGTGCGATCGCAACCGCCTGATGTGGCTCCCGTTGTGGAGCCAACGCCCGCTTCAGTGGATACGCCCGTGTTGCATGAGGCGTCCACTGCCGACTATCCTCCGGTGCAACTGGCCCTCAATCGGGACACTTACACCGCCCGTCGGGGACAAACGCTGACCCTGACAGGACAGGTCGAGCGATCGCCCGTCAATTCCTCTCCTGTGGCTATTCCTGCCGTCGAGCTACGAATTCGGTTGAGCGATCCCCAGACGGCTCAAACCCTGGTGAATGTGGGGCGATCGCTGCCGATTCAGACAGTGCCATCACCCTTTGAGTGCACCATCACCATTCCCGACGGCTACCAGACGCGCCTGCTGTTGGGAGACATTACGCTCGTGGCGGGAACAACCGAATTAGCCACCCATCCCTTTAGCGTCACAGCCGATCTGACGGAGTTGCTAGAGGCACTGGCTAACGCCTACCCCGAATCTGATCTCGTCCAACCGCCACTAGAGTTCACTGCACCGGCTACGGTTGCTGACCTGGATCTGACGTTTTTGGAGTTTCTGCAATCGCCCAAACCGATGTTGCAGTTTCAACCAGCAGACAAGCAAGCTATTCCCCCTCAATTGAACCCAGCAAAGTCTGCTCAACGGACGCCTGCTAAGTCGCCGATGACCGTTGGTGTAACCGGAAGCGCATCGCCCACCAGTTCCCCCACTGCTGCCTCAGAACCGTCCTTACCCCCACCTCCTGCCACGTCTGCTGGGTTTTCTGGGTCAACCGAGATGCCTCCAGAGGCAACACCTCCCCTCAGTCTGTCAGAGCTAGTGTTGGATGATGACACCATTTCTCCGCAAGACTGGCAATCTCCTGCGTCAACCGTGCCGCCACGATCGCCCAAAGCTAAAAAGGCTCCTTCTCCCGAAGACCAGGCATTCCAATCCCTGAATCTGCAAAACCGATTTTTCTCACGGCTCAACGCCCTCGCCAGCGACTCAGAACTGTCCAGTTGGCTGCACCAAGACCCGATTGAGGCGTTGCCCGTTAATGAGGCTCCGTTAGGGCTAGATACCGATTTAGCGGCTCACGAGGTAGTCGTTGAGGATGAACCCCTCACTCCTTCTTACGCGCGGCAGGTGGCACCCGTCGAGCCTCCAGCAGAACTGGTGCTACCTGAAGATGAACCAGTGCCAGAGCCACAATTAAGCATCCCCGCTGGAGAGTTGGTGTCGGGTCAGTCTATCTTTGTGACGGTAAAGCTGCCCGATGTGAAGTCGCGGATTTACGTCAAGATGTGGGTGCTCGATCGCCAGACCCGTTCGCTATTGGATGGACCCCGATGGTTCATGGCATTTGTGCCTGATGGGTTTGGGCATTTAGAGACGCGCACCCAGGTGACAGTGCCCTATGGTTGCCTGGAAGCCGTGTTTGAGGCGATCGCGATTGAGATGATGACCAAGCGGGAAAGTCATAAAGTCGTGATCAGCCGCACAATCATCCCTCCAGATCTACCACTGCTAGCGGAAACAGATTTGGAGATTTAGGGAATGCTCTAAAGGGCAAAGCTGTTGTTGTCCTTCATTCATCACACAACGTGCAATTTTACAGCCATAGCCAGCCATAGCCACATGCGATGGGGCGGAGGCGAGTCAGAAAGCCTTTCCAGACCGTGTTTGAAACATTGTCTTTGTCTTAAGCTTTCTGACCAAAGCTATATTTATCCGCAACGTGAGTTGCCGGATACCAAAGCCGAGCTTGTGGCTCAACTGAGCTTTGCCAAACACAAAACGCCTGCGACTTACGTCAAAGCCTGCGGATCTATCGCCGTAGTTTGTTCGGTCAGGACAACCCATCAACAGAATAGACAGAATAGATGCGATTAATCGTGTCTTTCTGGTTAACCCTCAGGGATCAATGCCCTCATTGAAGGGACAATAGCGATAAACGCCAAGTGCAAACAAGCTCAAACATGCCAACAAGCTCAAACCTATAGTTGCAAATCCCGTCACTCATCCAATGTCCTCTGACCTACCCATCCACTTTTTCACGATTGTCTTAAACGGCGAACCCTTCATTCGCTACCATCTCAACATCTTTCAACAGCTTCCCTTTACCTGGCACTGGCACATTGTTGAGGGAGTCGCTGATTTAAAGCACGACACTGCCTGGAGTGTGCAATTGGGTGGACAGGTCACCTCCGACATTCACCAACAGGGACGCAGCCTCGATGGCACGAGTGAATATCTCGATGAGGTAGCCGCACAGCATCCAGACCGTATCACCGTTTATCGCAAGCCCTTGGGCGAGTTTTGGGATGGCAAACGGGAAATGGTCAATGCGCCGTTGGTCAACATCCAGGAAGAGTGCCTTTTATGGCAGGTCGATGTTGATGAACTGTGGACAGTTGAACAGTTGGTAACGGCTCACCAGATGTTTGCGACTCACCCCGAAAAAACCGCCGCCTTTTATTGGTGCTGGTATTTTGTGGGAGCAGACCTGATCATCAGTACGCGCAATTGCTATGCACAAAACCCAGAGCAGGACTGGCTCCGTACCTGGCGATACCGTCCAGGGTATGTATGGGCAGCACACGAACCGCCCCAACTGGCGGAACCTCTACCCGATGGAACCTGGCGCGATGTCGCCGGAGTCAACCCTTTTCGTCATGCAGAAACCGAGGCAAATGGGTTGATCTTTCAGCACTTCGCCTATGTGTTGCCAGCACAACTGCAATTCAAGGAGCGGTATTACGGCTACGCAGGGGCACTGTCTCAATGGCAGACCTTACAACATGAAACCCATTTTCCGGTGCGGTTGCGGCGTTACTTCTCTTGGGTTCACGACCTGACTATGGTCGATCGCGCAGCGACAAAGGGAGTCGTGCCGATCGCCCACCCAGACCCGACCGGAGCATGGCAGTTCCGCTCCTCTGATGCGTTACATGCTGAGGTCAAGACTCCATCCAGCTTTACACCGCTTGTTGCGATCGATGGTGTGTTCTTTCAACTCTATAAAACGGGAATTGCGCGAGTGTGGCGATCGCTCCTGGAGGAGTGGGTAGCGAATGGCTTTGCTAACAACCTGGTGGTACTCGATCGAGCAGGCACCGCACCAGAAATTCCCGGCATTCACTACTACCCGATACAACCCTACAACGCTAAAGACAGTGAAGGCGATCGCCAGATGTTGCAACGAGTCTGCGACACATTGGGGGTAGAGGTATTTATCTCAACCTATTTCACCACACCGCTGTCAACGCCTTCAGTGGTACTGGTTTACGACATGATCCCAGAGGTGATGGGAGAAGGACAAACCCACCCCATTGTGCAAGCAAAACAACGGGCGATCGCCCAGGCTACAAGGCATCTGGCAATTTCTCAAAACACAGCAGAGGACGTTGTGCGATTTTCGCCCCAACCGTTAGCAAGTCCGGTTGAGGTGGCGTATTGTGCAGTCAGCAAGACCTTTAGACCGGCGGGGGAAGCGGCGATCGCTCAATTTCGGCGCAAGTACGGCGTTAACAAGCCTTACTTCGTGGTGATCGGAGCAGATAACCCCAGCGTTTACAAAAACAATCAGCTATTCTTTCAGGCATTTGCCAATCTCGCCAGCAAGACCGGGTTTGACCTCGTGTGTACGGCATTTGAACCCCAACTTCCCGACGGGTGGCGAGCAAGCACCACCGGAGTTACAGTTCACTTGCTGCGGCTCACCGATGCTGAACTCGCTGTTGCCTATAGCGGAGCGATCGCCCTGGTGTATCCCTCCAAATATGAGGGCTTTGGGATGCCGATTTTAGAGGCGATGGCGTGTGGTTGTCCAGTGATTACCTGTCCCAATTCTTCTATTCCTGAAGTCGCCGGAGAAGCCGCCTTGTATGTAGATGACACCGATGCCGATGCACTGGCAGAAGCTCTGTGCGATGTCCAGAAACCGAAGATTCGTCACGCCCTGATTGAGTCAGGATTGCAGCGATCGCACCTGTTTTCCTGGGCGACCATGGCAACGATTGTGCAATCGGTGTTGATGGAGGTTACTCTGCGTGACTTACCCCTGCGCGACACCAACATTCTGGTGCTGGTTGACTGGCAACAACCAGAAGATGTGCTGTATGAGCAATTGGGAGAGGCGATCGCTGCCCTGTTAACCCATCCCAATCAGGAAACCATGACCTTCTTGATCGACATCAGCGACTTACCAGAGGCGATCGATGTGGACTTTTTGTTGGCCGATGTAGTGGTGGCGATCGCCATGCAGTATGACCTCGACATTGAGGAACCCGGTGTCGCTCCATTGCCATACTTGACGGCACCTCAATGGCAGGTACTAACACCTCGCTTGAGCGGATTTATCCAACTGGGGAAAGTATCTTCAGCGATCGCTACTCAGATCGAGCAATCCCAATTACGGCAATTGGCATTAACTCAGGACTTACGCTACTAAATTGTGCAGGTAAACTGACCATGGTATTGAGCGAAAAATGTGTGAATGCGATCGCGCACTTCGTCAGGTGAGAGATGTAACCACTCTTCTACGTCAGCATTCCAGGGAAACTTCTCCTGGCGATCGCCCCGTTCCACATAACCCTGTTGGTAGGCATCTTCTGGCGAGAGGGCAGGTAACGGATTCAACTCTGATGGAATCAAAAATGCGTTGTTGTAGTGCAACTCAACTAAGTCGTAGTTGTATTTCTGGCAGAGTAGATACAACTGACAAATACTTTGTCCATAAAAGTGATCACCTGTGTATACATGGTTCTCATCCCAATTCACCGTAAATTTCACAGGAGGAGGAACCTTTTCGTTAATCTCAGCACAAATTAGCAACGGGCGAAAGTCCTTCAGCAGTTCTTCTAGAACGTAATAGTCATAACTATCAATGTCCAGATTTAAGAAGCTAAATTGTTTTGGGACTTGATGGGCTGTGAGGAGTGAAACGACATTTTTTGGAGTGACAAAACACTTACTGAGATCAACACTGGGGAATTCGCGATAGCGTAAAGCCAGTTGAGCAAATCGTTCGCGATCGCCTTCCACAGCTAACCCTGACCACCCCTGCTTAAACAAAAAATAGGTATTAGACATCGTAATGCCATCACTGGCTGCAATGTCTACACAATACGGAGATTCCTGATCTAACTCATTGAGGCGATCGAGGTAATATTCAATTCGGCTCTCCTCATCTAAATAGGAATATTTAACTCGCTCCTCACGAGCAGGCTCCACAAAATACTGAGGAGCCAATTCCCGCAAATGCTGCTCAATGGCCCAGGCGATCGCCCCATCATCCACAGCAATCCGTCGCTGATATTCCACAAACAAAATATCAACTAGCTCACCTGTCCAGGCTTCAAGTTCTGCCTCAGTAGCATCTGCCATCCTGAGAAACCAGGTGGTCTGCGCTTCAGCCTCGTGACCTTGCAACAGCAAGATTAAACCCAAATACCAGTAACTGGATCGGATCTCAGGGGCTAACTCAATTAATTGCTCGTACTGTTGCGTGGCTTGCTCATACTCGTCCAGCAGAAAAGCTGTCAACGCGCGTTGTTGTAAGTGGTCTACTGAATTGCTAACCGCCCCTGAGCCAGCGCAGGTATCATTAAACGCCAGCATAGCTTGAACCGTGGGGAGCGATCGCACGCCCTGCCTCACCAGTTCAGGAATTTGAGACAGACTCTCTAAAATTTCGTTAGTGAAGTTGTAACGTGTCTCTTGCCCATAGTTGAGCGTTAGATACACCAGCAATTCCAGAGCATAGTCGGGAAAGTCCGTGATATCTGCAATACACGCCAACTTGAGCAACTTGTCAGGATCTTGAATTGGGGTTTGAATCCAATCGCGAAAGTAAAAAGCATCTGCCCAAATCAACCCACCCGGATGGGTCTCAGACGCTACGGGAACTCGTCGCAGTCCATGATTCAAGTTGCTCAAATCAAACAGCGAAAACCCTTGTTGGCGCAGGTGTTGATCCATATCGCCAAACAGCGATTGCCCGACATAGAGTTCTGTAAATTCCACTTCAGTACGAATGGCTGAAACACGCTCTAGAATTGCGGTTGCGCCCTGTAATACCTGCAACTCTCCACCCTGTACATCCAGTTGAATGAAGTCAATCTCGTGAACTGCCTCGGACTGGCAAAACGCATCTAGCGTTGTGGTTTTAATGTCAGTCGTAGACGCTAATCGAATTGCCTCTGCATTTGCCAGATAACGATTGATATAGGCTTCACTGGGTGGATACAGCGAACTGCAAGCAGGCTCTTGAGTGATATACAGGGTTTGTTGTCCCGATGTACTCCACAACGCCAGTGGAATATGCTTTTCAACCCAGTTAACCTGCCTCACTTGCAAATTGTCGTTCGCCCGTTGACAGGCTTCCTCATCGGGATCAAATCCGTATATCGTCAGATTTGGGGCAAAAACGCTCCACCCCTGGCTGCCATAATCATCCTCGATCGCCAGCTTCCGAGAACCGACTAAGCAAACTGTGACGTGTAAGGTGTCTAACCGTCCATTGCGCTTGAGACTGGGAAGAAATATAGCCATGCTTTAACGTCACTCAACTCTGAGTTAGCCCCACCACCTGCCCAGCATTCGCTATGGATTGCCCGCTTGTTGGCGTGCCTCAGCGAGTTGTGCTGCGTAGTCAGCGTTATCAGGATTCAGTTTAACCAGTTTTTCGAGAGGTGCGATCGCCCCTTTAGGATCGTTCATCTCTAACCGTGTGTTGGCTAGCCCTTCTAAAGCAGTAATATTGTTAGGTTCTCGTTGCAAGACCAGTTCATATCCCCGTACTTGCGCCTCGATGGATGACTCTTCGCTGACGACAGGAGCAGACTCGGTTGGCAAAAGACCTGTCACAACCAGATTAACCGTGCTCGCCGCCATAGAGCCTAAAAACAGGACACCCGAAACGAATATGAACGTCCGTCGTTGCGTTTGAGTCAGAGCCATAACTGTGTGTGAGTAATGAGTATAGTGTTAACTTACCCAGTTGAGCGCAGACAGAGATCAGGGAGAAGCGTTGAGGTAGAGCGCAGGTTGCTCTTACGACTTCAACAGGGCGATCGCACTGTCACTCAAGTATTGCCGCACATTTTCCACAATCGGTAATTGCTCCAATCCCTGAGCTTTGAGTTCTGAGAAATTAGCAAGCCCCATCACAATGGCATCAGCACAGTTGTAGTCGGGGTTGTCGCCGTATTGCAGTGTCAGGGCTTCTAGCAATTCCAGGGCATAGTCAGGAAAGTCCATAACATCAGCGATACATGCCAGTTTGAACAGTTGCTCTGGTGTTTTGAGTTGGGTGCGGTCAAAGTCAGAGCGCAGCAAATCGCGGAAGTAAAACGCATCTGCCCACAACAATTGCCCCGGATGAGAGAAGGATTGAATGGGCGATCGCATTCTTACCCGATGAGACGACGCCAGATGAAATAAGCTGAAATCGCGCGATCGCAAGAAGGTATCCACATCGCTGAACAGCGGTTGATTACTGTAGAGCGGACTGAACTCAACCTCAATCTGCACGGCTAAAACGCTGCGTTCCAGCAGATTCTGCCCCCCCTGCAACACCAACAGGTCTGCCCCCTGCACATCAATTTGCAGAAAATCAATATCAGTAACGGCTTCTTGCTGACAAAACTCATCCAGAGTTGTGGTTTCGATTTCAACAGTGAAGTCTAAATTAACCAACTCTGGCAATCCACTAAAGCGGCTCAAATAAGGTTCGTTAGGGGGATACAACGAACTGCACATGGGGTGCTGAGTGACATAGAGCGTGCTTTCTCCGGGAGCGTTGCTCAACGCCAGAGGAACATGCTTTTCAATCCAGTTGACCTGGCGAGCCTCTAAGTCAGCATTGGCCGCATCGCAAGCTTCGGGATCAGCGTCAAACCCATAGATGGTGAGATTGGGAGCAAAAATATTCCAACCCACGCTGGCATAGTCGTCTTGAGTATTGATTTTGCGAGAGCCAACATTGCAAACGGTGATGTGGAGTTGATTGAGTTGACCGCTGCTTTTCAAGATGGGAAGAAAAATTGGCATATCGGGGGAGTGGGGAATGGGGAGTGCGATTCGTCGTGTTTGGACTGGATTAGGCTTTGGGTAGAGCTACTATATTGAGGTTGCCCCGCAATTCGTGAATCGAGTCAATTGGAATTAATTCTTTGACAAAGGGACGATAACGGAAGAGTTGATACCCCTTAGACATGAGATATTCAGCGACGATGGTGTTGCTGGCATCTTCATCTTCTGCGCTTAAGCCCGCCACGTTCTCGTAAAGGATTTTGGGAGCAAAGTCTGTGAGGAGGCGATCGCTCCCTTGTAGCACCTGCAACTCATGTCCTTCGGCATCAATCTTGAGCCAATCGACTCGACTCAGATTTTCCCGCTCAATCAGGTGATCCAGGGTAAAGCAGGGAATCTCTTCAAACTCGCTGGTTTCCAGCTCCTCATCTGCGGTGACAACGCGATTGAGTTCACTGGCAGAGCGGAGAGAGAGGCGCAGGGTAGTGTTGCGATCGCTGGCGGCTCCGGCACACACGGTCACCCAGGGCAAGTCGTTCGTTTTACAGGTTTCCTGCAAACAGCGCACACATCCAGAGAAGGGTTCTACCGCCAACACTCGCCCCGTTGCCCCCACTCGCTGAGCCGCACTGAAGGTATAGACCCCTACGTTTGCCCCCACATCAATCACGGTCATGCCGGGTTCAATCTGCTCTCGCCAAAACTCCATCTCCGCTTCAAACCAGTCTCCTTCAGCCAGCAACACACTGGTGACAATACTGCGGAGATTCGGTTCCACCGCTAGTGCCATCTGTTCAAAGGGCACATAGGTCATGGGGCTTTCCGCTGGAAGTTGTGCCCATTTCCATACGTTGGCTTCTGGATGGCGTTGGGCATGGTTACGAGCAAGGTTGAGCCAATATTCTCCCGCTTTGGGATGCTCTGGCTCCCGATAGGCGAGATACATTGCTTGCAACACAGCCGGATGATCAAAGGCAAGCTTGCGGGCTCGTTGCAGATATAACAAGCCTTCCCATTGTTGTTGAATCAGACTGGCTAGCCCCAGTTTGAAATTGACGTAGGCGGTTTGCGGAGAGAGTTGACTGGCAAGTTGCAGAAATCGCAAGCCAACAGTGTTGTAAAACACAACTTGCGCCTGACACAACACTTCAATAAACAGCAAAATTGCCTGATTGTAGCCATCTTCAACATGCAACAGTTGATGGAATTGCTCCTGGCGGGCGATCGCCAGATTGCGCCACTGCAACGGCAAATATACCAACCCCAATGGCAGTCGATCCACTGAGTTAAACAGGGGTTGCAGCGTTGAAATCAACTGAGAATAGGCACTGTGAGCCGCTGCCTCGCGATCGCCTAACATACACTGAGCGATCGCCAGATGAGCCGCACAGAGGGGATGTTGATTTAGAGCTACCCCCCTTTGCAGCGCATCGATAGCCATCTCCAGGTTAATAGCGCGTAACTCCGGGCTATCACTTTGCTCCGCTTCAATTAACGCTAAAACGGCAAGATTGTTCAGTTCGATCGCGGTGGTGGGTTCATCCCAACTGACCGACTCCAGGTCGGTCGCGAGATTAATAATGGAGTGAATCGTTAATTCAGGGCAATTGTCATGCACGTATTGCCAATACGGCTCAATGGCAGGAGTTGATGAAGATGGGGTCATATAGGAGTTGGGGAATTATACTGGTTACACTTAAGGTCAAAAATATTGCATTGGAATTCGCGATCTGTGTCGGCTAAATCTCACCACAGTTGGCAACAGCTTTTAGGCACGTCCATCGTAGCACTGGTATGTGTTCTGGCGATTGGCTTACTGCAAGTTCCTCAACTTGCCGAATTGCAGCGTCAAGCCACCACCCCCAGTGTTGCGACCCTGCGCCAGCAACTAGAGGCTCAAAAAGTGCAGTTGAATTTACTAGAGAAGATTCCCACCTTTGGCTTTGACAACCTCATCGCTGATTGGGCTTTTCTCAACTTTTTACAATACTTTGGCGATGAACCCGCGCGACAACAAACCGACTATTCTCTCAGTCCTGAGTTTTTTGATGTCGTTTTGACTCACAATCCCCGGTTTTTAGAGGCGTATACATTTCTCTCAACCAGTACCGCGCTCTATGCAGGTGAACCGGAGCGATCGGTCGCTCTGATGGATCAGGGGCTAGAGTCTCTTTCACCCACCGTGCCACCGGGTTCCTTTTTTGTCTGGCGCAACAAAGGCATTGATGAGTTGCTGTTTTTAGGCGATTCACAAGCAGCACGGCGATCGTTTGAAACGGCTGCCGAGTGGGCAAGCCAGTCCAACATACCGGGGAGCGATCAGGTCGCCCAACTCTCTCGACAAACCGCTCAATTTCTCGCTAACAACCCCGACAGTAAAACTGCTCAGGTCGCTGCCTGGGCAATGGTGCTAGAAAATGCGCCTGACGATCGCACCCGTCGCACTGCCGTCGATCGCATTCGGCTTTTGGGGGGAGACGTGGTCGCCAGCCCCGATGGTGGATTTCAGATTATGCCACCGTCGAGTGATTAATGTAGGAATCTCGCAGGGGCATTTCGCGAAACGCCCCTACAGCCGTGGTGCGTTCTCAAGGATCATACCTGCCTTCAGCAACGCCCATGCTTCATCCCTTCTTCCTCTTCCCAGCCATCTATCTTCTCGACCCGTTACTTGCAGCCGAGCCTCGATAGATCCGTTCCTCTTGCTCTGGGGAAAGCCAGGTCAACGGAAACGCATCGGGTTCTGGAATGGGGCAGGTGACAGGCGACTTGTTGATCTGAATGGGAGGAAGCTTGATCGACATTTCGGCTGGAGTAGCCGTGTGTTGAATGGGGACAAACGCATGTTGGTCAACGTTGTATTCCAGCACTTCACCCATTTCAATGTTGTAGATCCACCCGTAGAGCCGAAGTTTGCCCTGGTAGATACGGGAGTGAACGATGGGGTAGGTTTTGAGGTTTTCGAGTTGGGTCAGGACATTTTCAGCGATCGCCACTTCGATCAGCTCTTCCCCTTCATAGCTGCTGTAATGGTCTTTAACTAACCGTCGAGTGGCTTCTGCATGTTTGAGCCAGTTATGCACCAGGGGCATACTGGCCTCCAGGGATTCCAGCTTTAACAGCCCTTTCATTGCGCCGCAGTGAGAGTGACCACAAACAATGACCTGCTCAATCCCTAAAGCGTTGATGGCGTACTCGATCGCTGCCCCTTCACCCCCGTTAGCTGCACCATAGGGGGGGATGATATTACCTGCGTTACGAACCACAAACAGATCGCCGGGTTGTGCCTGAGTGATGAGATTTGGATCGACCCGCGAATCAGAACAGGTAATAAACAAGACTTTGGGGGTTTGCCCATGAGCCAGTTGCTCAAATAGCTCGAAGTTGCTACAGAAATAACTATCCCGAAATTCTCGTAGCCCTTGAATCAGGTCTTTCATAATCTAGTTCCCTTCCAGTGCGACTCATCCCACGATGAGTGATCGTCCATTTGAGAATCGGGAGCAGCCACCCATAGCTGAGCATCCCAAAACGCCAAACTCTCTTCTATTCTCCCACCGAAACGGAGCCTGTTCACGACAAGAACCTAGATTTTCATCCTGATTCCCATGCGGGTTATTGATTAATTGGATTAAGCAGATTTATCGGATAGGGCACGTCTGCCCCAGAAACAGGTTTTACAATCACCTGTTTTTCATGTTTATGGGGCTTAACAGAGAACGATTACTGGGATTGGCTGCATGATTCGGATTTTATTGGTCGATGACCAGGCTATTATTCGCGAAGCTCTCAAGGTGTTGCTGGAACAACAGCAAGACTTTGAGATCGTAGGAACTGCCAATGACGGACAGGGGGCGATCGCTCAAGTTGAGGCACTCAAGCCTGATGTGTTGCTGATCGACATCCTCATGCCAGGAATGGATGGCATCACAGCGACCCAAATCATTTACGACCGATTTCCAGATGTCAAAGTCATCGTGCTCAGTGGGCATGACGATGAACGCTATTTGTCTCAAGCGTTGCGGTCGGGGGCAAAAGGGTATTTGCTGAAAAATACCGCTGCCGAAGATTTAGCCAACACAATTCGATCGGTCTATCGCGGACATACCCAACTCGGGCCTGGACTGGTCGAAAAAATTATTGCTCGTGTGCCCGATTCCGCTTCCAGTGCTGCGACAACCCCTTCTACGCCGCAATCGGCGATCGCAGAATCGGACTTATTGCTGTTGTTAGACAGCTTTGATGTAGAAGCATTAACCGAATTTGTCAATTATGCCGCTCAGCAAAATATTGAGAATGATGCTCTCGGTTATGTAGGGCGATTGCTCAAAGAGAACCCTACCAATTTGTCAGCTTTGTATTTGACCGGAACATTTTTGGGTGGCATTCAGGGACGACAGAAGACGGCTTTGCAATATCTCAAATTTGGTTTTAAGGAAGGAATTCGCCAGAAATTAGGACGGGAAGGTCTGCTGTTGTTTTATCGGCAGGGATTGCAGTTAGAACCAGAAACCGCATTTTCGTGGCTGACACAACCTGGAAGCCCCTGGAATAGTGAGGATGGCTGGGTGTTTCTCTTTAGCGAGGCGACAGAGCGGTTTGGTAAAAACTCCGCCCCCTACCGCTCTCTCCTGGTGCTGCGTCGCATCAGAGCACTGTACACCATGGCTAGGGTTTGTACCTCCCTGAATTCCAAATTGCTAACGCTACAACAAGGTTTTGAACGGTTGGATAGGGCAGTACAACGGTGAGGTTTGACTAATTATGGAGAGAACAATGGCAGATTTAACTCAAGTTGAGCGAGAACTAGCAGAATTAGCGAATCAACTGAGACAGTCATTTAAGGTTTTAGATGGGTTGGCTCAAGTTCAAGGTCGATTTGAGGAGTTGTCTCAAACTCATCAAAAGATGAAGGACTATTTGGAGAAAAATGGCTCAGCTAACGGGAACACACAAGCCCTTAACGATCGCCTGATGCAACTGGAGATGGGCATTCAGGCAGGGTGGGAAGATCTGCGGCGAGAGATCGCGATCGCCCAAAATGACCTCACCCTTGCCGACCGCAATATCAATGCAGAACTCCAGACCTATAAACAGGAAATAGAACATCGGCTCGATGCCTTTTTGCAGGAGTGGGAGGAACAGCGTGAAGCGTTGCAAGTACC
This Oscillatoria sp. FACHB-1407 DNA region includes the following protein-coding sequences:
- a CDS encoding FkbM family methyltransferase, which translates into the protein MTPSSSTPAIEPYWQYVHDNCPELTIHSIINLATDLESVSWDEPTTAIELNNLAVLALIEAEQSDSPELRAINLEMAIDALQRGVALNQHPLCAAHLAIAQCMLGDREAAAHSAYSQLISTLQPLFNSVDRLPLGLVYLPLQWRNLAIARQEQFHQLLHVEDGYNQAILLFIEVLCQAQVVFYNTVGLRFLQLASQLSPQTAYVNFKLGLASLIQQQWEGLLYLQRARKLAFDHPAVLQAMYLAYREPEHPKAGEYWLNLARNHAQRHPEANVWKWAQLPAESPMTYVPFEQMALAVEPNLRSIVTSVLLAEGDWFEAEMEFWREQIEPGMTVIDVGANVGVYTFSAAQRVGATGRVLAVEPFSGCVRCLQETCKTNDLPWVTVCAGAASDRNTTLRLSLRSASELNRVVTADEELETSEFEEIPCFTLDHLIERENLSRVDWLKIDAEGHELQVLQGSDRLLTDFAPKILYENVAGLSAEDEDASNTIVAEYLMSKGYQLFRYRPFVKELIPIDSIHELRGNLNIVALPKA
- a CDS encoding carbonic anhydrase, giving the protein MKDLIQGLREFRDSYFCSNFELFEQLAHGQTPKVLFITCSDSRVDPNLITQAQPGDLFVVRNAGNIIPPYGAANGGEGAAIEYAINALGIEQVIVCGHSHCGAMKGLLKLESLEASMPLVHNWLKHAEATRRLVKDHYSSYEGEELIEVAIAENVLTQLENLKTYPIVHSRIYQGKLRLYGWIYNIEMGEVLEYNVDQHAFVPIQHTATPAEMSIKLPPIQINKSPVTCPIPEPDAFPLTWLSPEQEERIYRGSAASNGSRR
- a CDS encoding response regulator; this translates as MIRILLVDDQAIIREALKVLLEQQQDFEIVGTANDGQGAIAQVEALKPDVLLIDILMPGMDGITATQIIYDRFPDVKVIVLSGHDDERYLSQALRSGAKGYLLKNTAAEDLANTIRSVYRGHTQLGPGLVEKIIARVPDSASSAATTPSTPQSAIAESDLLLLLDSFDVEALTEFVNYAAQQNIENDALGYVGRLLKENPTNLSALYLTGTFLGGIQGRQKTALQYLKFGFKEGIRQKLGREGLLLFYRQGLQLEPETAFSWLTQPGSPWNSEDGWVFLFSEATERFGKNSAPYRSLLVLRRIRALYTMARVCTSLNSKLLTLQQGFERLDRAVQR